Proteins co-encoded in one Conger conger chromosome 4, fConCon1.1, whole genome shotgun sequence genomic window:
- the trmt13 gene encoding tRNA:m(4)X modification enzyme TRM13 homolog isoform X2 has protein sequence MACLHRYREDAGFTWKGKGDTAKWLWQVGKPFAESMQTRVKKMTENVSLVRWIQSIFEDSLAKHLKKCNSREKPHPVYYVQNINAGPEDDVPADEVPLADRAKEELDLLVKKLKKAVEGLNREHEERILSHPALCEALNDPKNGDVAFKHLKQQASLLGHMKVLGLLSANKCYVEFGAGKGKLSHWINVALRGSDNVNFLLVERSTTRFKVDGKNRSTDSANVFERLQVDIQHLSLGKVPLLCEKGLPVIGVGKHLCGAATDLALRCMLGDPGGDQGEQNEQPPRKRLKQEQWSEGLGADAEPAPGAVGANAQADVPVSGLAIALCCHHRCDWRHYVGKDFFRERGLGAPEFTVLQRMSSWATCGLRKAADRSDGALPPGGGSERCEEEDHEHADDTVPSSLDGVVSAEDREHVGRLCKLLIDHGRVDFLRRKGFCSSLQYYTSRDVSLENVLLTAVPTG, from the exons ATGGCGTGTCTGCACCGCTACCGGGAAGATGCGGGTTTTACGTGGAAAGGAAAAGGCGATACTGCAAAATGGTTGTGGCAAGTGGGAAAACCTTTTGCGGAGAGCATGCAAACGCG GGTCAAGAAGATGACAGAAAACGTATCCCTTGTCCGCTGGATCCAAAGCA TATTTGAAGACAGCTTGGCAAAACATCTGAAGAAGTGCAACTCCAGAGAGAAGCCACACCCT GTGTATTATGttcaaaatataaatgctgGACCTGAAGATGATGTACCTGCAGATGAG GTGCCCTTGGCTGATCGTGCCAAAGAAGAGTTAGACTTGCTGGTTAAGAAACTGAAGAAAGCAGTGGAGG GACTGAACCGTGAACACGAGGAGAGAATACTATCCCACCCTGCTCTTTGTGAAGCCCTGAATGACCCCAAGAATGGAGATGTTGCTTTCAAACACCTGAAGCAGCAG GCTTCCCTCTTGGGGCATATGAAAGTCTTGGGCTTGCTGTCTGCCAACAAGTGTTATGTGGAGTTTGGTGCAGGGAAAGGCAAGCTGTCGCACTGGATCAATGTCGCTCTGAGAGGATCTGACAACGTCAATTTTCTGCTTGTGGAAAGATCTACAACTCGCTTTAAG GTAGATGGCAAGAACAGGAGTACTGACTCTGCTAATGTATTTGAAAGGCTGCAAGTGGATATTCAGCATCTTAGTTTAG GTAAAGTGCCCTTGCTGTGTGAAAAGGGACTGCCTGTCATTGGGGTGGGCAAGCACCTGTGTGGGGCAGCTACAG ACCTGGCTTtgcggtgcatgctgggagacccTGGAGGGGACCAGGGAGAGCAGAACGAACAGCCGCCCAGAAAGCGTCTGAAGCAGGAGCAGTGGAGTGAGGGGCTGGGGGCGGACGCAGAGCCTGCCCCTGGGGCGGTAGGCGCTAACGCGCAGGCGGACGTGCCGGTGTCTGGGCTCGCCATCGCTCTGTGCTGCCACCACCGCTGTGACTGGAGGCACTATGTGGGGAAGGACTTCTTCAGGGAGCGAGGACTGGGCGCGCCGGAGTTCACCGTGCTCCAGCGCATGTCCAGCTGGGCCACCTGCGGGCTGAGGAAGGCCGCTGACCGCAGTGACGGAGCCCTGCCACCGGGGGGCGGCAGCGAGCGGTGCGAAGAGGAAGACCACGAGCATGCCGATGATACTGTACCGAGCAGCCTGGACGG GGTGGTGTCGGCAGAGGACCGTGAGCACGTGGGCCGTCTGTGCAAGCTGCTGATCGATCACGGCCGGGTGGACTTCCTGCGGCGGAAAGGCTTCTGCTCTAGCCTGCAGTACTACACCAGCAGGGACGTCTCCTTGGAAAACGTGCTGCTGACTGCTGTGCCCACTGGCTGA
- the lrrc39 gene encoding leucine-rich repeat-containing protein 39 isoform X1, giving the protein MAGVVVCCGAVNSIKALWESRIKKSKQDRQKERDLRDKASVGRLAHAWEDRIALAKLREKVVTEDGRVILRIEKEEWKTLPSVLAQLPELQEWQLHRTGLQKIPRFIHSFPNLIVLDLSRNNITEIPKEIGKLTRLRELLVSYNRVSNVPEELGCCENLEKLELASNWDLDELPAQLSNLKKLYHLDLSMNHFTTIAENILNLPALEWLDMGGNRIENLPEDIHRMEKLHTLWLQRNELEYLPDNISCMHNLETLVLSSNKLRDIPRLMEGMTNLRFVNFRDNPLTLDVSLPDLKTSEEDEEEDDREMFGRDFMHTYIQEARKREPPTNYTSVLNVTIPAVPGTEAAL; this is encoded by the exons ATGgctggggtggtggtgtgtTGTGGGGCAGTGAACTCCATCAAGGCTCTTTGGGAAAGCAGGATAAAGAAAAGCAAGCAAGAccggcagaaagagagagatctCCGGGACAAGGCTTCTGTTGGCAG GCTTGCACATGCTTGGGAAGATCGCATCGCGTTGGCTAAACTCAGAGAGAAGGTGGTGACAGAGGATGGAAGGGTTATCCTGCGGATAGAGAAAGAGGAATGGAAG ACGCTCCCCTCAGTCCTGGCACAGCTCCCCGAGCTGCAGGAATGGCAGCTGCACCGGACAGGACTGCAGAAGATCCCTCGCTTCATCCACAGTTTTCCCAATCTCATTGTGCTGGACCTGTCCCGGAACAACATCACCGAGATTCCCAAAGAGATCG GTAAGCTGACCAGGCTGAGGGAGTTGCTTGTGAGTTACAATAGAGTGAGTAATGTTCCCGAGGAGCTGGGTTGCTGTGAAAACCTGGAGAAACTGGAGCTGGCCTCCAACTGGGATCTGGATGAGCTCCCAGCACAG CTAAGCAACCTCAAGAAACTGTACCATTTGGATCTCTCCATGAACCATTTCACTACCATCGCAGAAAACATTCTCAATTTGCCTGCGTTGGAGTGGCTCGATATGGGCGGAAACCGGATTGAAAATCTCCCAGAAGACATTCACAG AATGGAGAAGCTGCACACCTTGTGGCTGCAGAGGAACGAGCTTGAGTACTTGCCTGACAACATCAGCTGCATGCATAATCTGGAAACACTGGTGCTCAGCAGCAACAAACTACGTGACATTCCACGTTTAATGGAAGGCATGACTAATCTCAG GTTTGTGAATTTCAGAGACAACCCTCTTACATTAGATGTCTCTCTACCAGACCTGAAAACCTCAGAGGAAGACGAAGAAGAGGATGACAGAGAGATGTTTGGCCGAGATTTCATGCACACCTACATCCAAGAAGCCAGAAAGAGAG aacCCCCAACCAATTACACTTCAGTATTAAATGTGACCATCCCAGCTGTACCAGGGACAGAAGCAGCACTGTGA
- the sass6 gene encoding spindle assembly abnormal protein 6 homolog isoform X2, with translation MTETLFNKSLQVQVKCKDCEDRRTSVRVIIELLLTTSPVHKRDLVVRLTDDTDPYFLYNLAISEEDFQSLKVQQGLLVDFSAFPQKFIDLLNQCISEQDKDYPRFLLQLSSPSSVLDHSPASLNVIETNAFKHLTHLSLKLLHGTDLEIKKYLAICLSCVKEEKRLLEQKFKRTEEDLTRQLSYTQQTLAEKSRDLDRLRSEWTTQTSALSNQHCQELTSEREKALELQTALQQQSEQLRREVESAHLQNTQQLQSRLAELEASSRELTEKKYKNDSTIRELKAKLAGLEEEAHRAKQQVLSLRRENGTLDSECHEKERLLNQLQTRVAVLEQEIKDKDQLVRSTKELLEATQQQKTSVEGSAENKQVHIGKLEATVKSLSEELIKANGIIKKLQGETKALVGKMKVKNSVTVSQEKVLQETSERLRREEKELQDTRHQLRKREEEVAKLQEQLEATVLKLDESREVLKTNENVITWLNKQLNENQLTRKQEVLGAFETPPAAPSAVLRMGTSSHNAAGYPVTSTLNSKLSFPLSCVNSAGRPAFTLHNQGPGPKVQFNPMGAKPGLSPVEARDGSPSEAHPRTSNKENGEPQGLESKYFERREDSIPLRGLLPNMHFSREMSKTSQPPAIPPARPGLHSAPSAYFPG, from the exons ATGACGGAAACACTTTTCAACAAGAGTTTACAAGTGCAAGTCAAATGTAAAGATTGCGAAGACCG gCGTACAAGCGTCCGAGTAATAATTGAACTACTACTGACTACAAGTCCGGTGCATAAAAGG GATTTAGTTGTACGGTTGACAGACGATACCGACCCATATTTTCTCTACAACCTTGCCATTTCAGAAGAGGATTTCCAAAG CTTGAAAGTACAACAGGGTCTACTAGTGGACTTCTCAGCCTTCCCACAGAAGTTTATAGATTTGTTAAACCAATGCATTTCAGAACAAGACAAGGACTACCCAAG GTTTTTGCTGCAGCTGTCCTCTCCATCCTCAGTATTAGACCACAGCCCTGCCAGCCTGAACGTTATAGAGACCAATGCATTTAAACATCTCACGCACCTGTCTCTCAAGCTGCTTCATGGCACAGACCTGGAGATTAAGAAATACCTGGCCATCTGCCTGTCCTGCGTGAAG GAAGAGAAAAGGCTGCTGGAGCAGAAATTCAAAAGGACTGAGGAGGATCTGACCAGGCAGCTGAGCTACACACAGCAG ACCCTAGCAGAGAAGAGCAGGGATCTGGACAGACTGCGCTCAGAATGGACCACTCAGACATCGGCCTTGTCAAACCAGCACTGTCAGGAGCTTACATCGGAGCGCGAGAAGGCACTTGAG CTCCAGACTGCGCTGCAGCAGCAGAGTGAGCAGCTGCGCAGGGAGGTAGAGTCGgctcacctgcagaacacacagcagCTGCAGAGCCGGCTGGCCGAGCTGGAGGCCTCCAGCAGGGAGCTGACCGAGAAGAAGTACAAGAACGACTCCACCATCCGAGAGCTCAAGGCCAAGCTGGCCGgcctggaggag GAGGCTCACCGGGCCAAGCAGCAGGTGCTGTCCCTGCGCAGGGAGAACGGCACGCTGGACTCGGAGTGCCACGAGAAGGAGAGGCTGCTCAACCAGCTGCAGACCCGGGTGGCGGTCCTGGAGCAGGAGATCAAAGACAAGGACCAGCTGGTGCGGAGCACCAAGGAGCTGCTGGAGGCCACTCAGCAGCAGAAG ACCTCTGTTGAAGGGAGTGCGGAGAATAAGCAAGTCCACATAGGAAAACTTGAAGCCACAGTGAAATCCCTGTCAGAGGAGCTCATAAAG GCTAACGGCATCATCAAGAAGCTGCAGGGCGAGACCAAGGCGCTGGTGGGGAAGATGAAGGTGAAGAACTCGGTGACGGTGTCTCAGGAGAAGGTTCTGCAGGAGACCTCCGAGCGCCTCCgcagggaggagaaggagctgcaggacacGCGCCATCAGCTCCgcaagagggaggaggag GTGGCCAAActgcaggagcagctggaggcCACAGTGCTGAAGCTGGACGAGAGCAGAGAGGTGTTAAAGACCAATGAAAACG TGATCACCTGGCTGAACAAGCAGCTGAACGAGAACCAGCTGACGAGGAAGCAGGAGGTGCTGGGAGCGTTTGAGACGCCTCCTGCTGCTCCCTCTGCCGTGCTCCGGATGGGAACCTCCTCCCACAACGCGGCG GGTTACCCCGTCACCTCCACTCTAAACTCCAAGCTTTCCTTCCCCCTGTCCTGTGTGAACTCGGCTGGCCGACCCGCCTTCACGTTGCACAACCAAGGCCCCGGACCCAAG GTCCAGTTTAACCCTATGGGTGCCAAACCCGGCCTGTCCCCGGTGGAGGCGAGGGACGGGAGTCCGTCAGAAGCGCACCCGCGCACCTCCAACAAGGAGAA CGGGGAGCCTCAGGGGCTGGAGTCCAAGTACTTCGAGAGACGAGAGGACAGCATCCCCCTGCGTGGCCTTCTCCCAAACATGCACTTCAGCAGAG AGATGTCGAAGACGTCTCAGCCCCCGGCCATACCCCCTGCCAGGCCTGGGCTGCACTCTGCCCCCTCCGCGTACTTCCCAGGCTGA
- the trmt13 gene encoding tRNA:m(4)X modification enzyme TRM13 homolog isoform X1 codes for MAEVSGDGVSAPLPGRCGFYVERKRRYCKMVVASGKTFCGEHANAGQEDDRKRIPCPLDPKHTVFEDSLAKHLKKCNSREKPHPVYYVQNINAGPEDDVPADEVPLADRAKEELDLLVKKLKKAVEGLNREHEERILSHPALCEALNDPKNGDVAFKHLKQQASLLGHMKVLGLLSANKCYVEFGAGKGKLSHWINVALRGSDNVNFLLVERSTTRFKVDGKNRSTDSANVFERLQVDIQHLSLGKVPLLCEKGLPVIGVGKHLCGAATDLALRCMLGDPGGDQGEQNEQPPRKRLKQEQWSEGLGADAEPAPGAVGANAQADVPVSGLAIALCCHHRCDWRHYVGKDFFRERGLGAPEFTVLQRMSSWATCGLRKAADRSDGALPPGGGSERCEEEDHEHADDTVPSSLDGVVSAEDREHVGRLCKLLIDHGRVDFLRRKGFCSSLQYYTSRDVSLENVLLTAVPTG; via the exons ATGGCTGAAGTGTCTGGGGATGGCGTGTCTGCACCGCTACCGGGAAGATGCGGGTTTTACGTGGAAAGGAAAAGGCGATACTGCAAAATGGTTGTGGCAAGTGGGAAAACCTTTTGCGGAGAGCATGCAAACGCG GGTCAAGAAGATGACAGAAAACGTATCCCTTGTCCGCTGGATCCAAAGCA CACAGTATTTGAAGACAGCTTGGCAAAACATCTGAAGAAGTGCAACTCCAGAGAGAAGCCACACCCT GTGTATTATGttcaaaatataaatgctgGACCTGAAGATGATGTACCTGCAGATGAG GTGCCCTTGGCTGATCGTGCCAAAGAAGAGTTAGACTTGCTGGTTAAGAAACTGAAGAAAGCAGTGGAGG GACTGAACCGTGAACACGAGGAGAGAATACTATCCCACCCTGCTCTTTGTGAAGCCCTGAATGACCCCAAGAATGGAGATGTTGCTTTCAAACACCTGAAGCAGCAG GCTTCCCTCTTGGGGCATATGAAAGTCTTGGGCTTGCTGTCTGCCAACAAGTGTTATGTGGAGTTTGGTGCAGGGAAAGGCAAGCTGTCGCACTGGATCAATGTCGCTCTGAGAGGATCTGACAACGTCAATTTTCTGCTTGTGGAAAGATCTACAACTCGCTTTAAG GTAGATGGCAAGAACAGGAGTACTGACTCTGCTAATGTATTTGAAAGGCTGCAAGTGGATATTCAGCATCTTAGTTTAG GTAAAGTGCCCTTGCTGTGTGAAAAGGGACTGCCTGTCATTGGGGTGGGCAAGCACCTGTGTGGGGCAGCTACAG ACCTGGCTTtgcggtgcatgctgggagacccTGGAGGGGACCAGGGAGAGCAGAACGAACAGCCGCCCAGAAAGCGTCTGAAGCAGGAGCAGTGGAGTGAGGGGCTGGGGGCGGACGCAGAGCCTGCCCCTGGGGCGGTAGGCGCTAACGCGCAGGCGGACGTGCCGGTGTCTGGGCTCGCCATCGCTCTGTGCTGCCACCACCGCTGTGACTGGAGGCACTATGTGGGGAAGGACTTCTTCAGGGAGCGAGGACTGGGCGCGCCGGAGTTCACCGTGCTCCAGCGCATGTCCAGCTGGGCCACCTGCGGGCTGAGGAAGGCCGCTGACCGCAGTGACGGAGCCCTGCCACCGGGGGGCGGCAGCGAGCGGTGCGAAGAGGAAGACCACGAGCATGCCGATGATACTGTACCGAGCAGCCTGGACGG GGTGGTGTCGGCAGAGGACCGTGAGCACGTGGGCCGTCTGTGCAAGCTGCTGATCGATCACGGCCGGGTGGACTTCCTGCGGCGGAAAGGCTTCTGCTCTAGCCTGCAGTACTACACCAGCAGGGACGTCTCCTTGGAAAACGTGCTGCTGACTGCTGTGCCCACTGGCTGA
- the lrrc39 gene encoding leucine-rich repeat-containing protein 39 isoform X2 yields MAGVVVCCGAVNSIKALWESRIKKSKQDRQKERDLRDKASVGRLAHAWEDRIALAKLREKVVTEDGRVILRIEKEEWKTLPSVLAQLPELQEWQLHRTGLQKIPRFIHSFPNLIVLDLSRNNITEIPKEIGKLTRLRELLVSYNRVSNVPEELGCCENLEKLELASNWDLDELPAQLSNLKKLYHLDLSMNHFTTIAENILNLPALEWLDMGGNRIENLPEDIHRMEKLHTLWLQRNELEYLPDNISCMHNLETLVLSSNKLRDIPRLMEGMTNLRPENLRGRRRRG; encoded by the exons ATGgctggggtggtggtgtgtTGTGGGGCAGTGAACTCCATCAAGGCTCTTTGGGAAAGCAGGATAAAGAAAAGCAAGCAAGAccggcagaaagagagagatctCCGGGACAAGGCTTCTGTTGGCAG GCTTGCACATGCTTGGGAAGATCGCATCGCGTTGGCTAAACTCAGAGAGAAGGTGGTGACAGAGGATGGAAGGGTTATCCTGCGGATAGAGAAAGAGGAATGGAAG ACGCTCCCCTCAGTCCTGGCACAGCTCCCCGAGCTGCAGGAATGGCAGCTGCACCGGACAGGACTGCAGAAGATCCCTCGCTTCATCCACAGTTTTCCCAATCTCATTGTGCTGGACCTGTCCCGGAACAACATCACCGAGATTCCCAAAGAGATCG GTAAGCTGACCAGGCTGAGGGAGTTGCTTGTGAGTTACAATAGAGTGAGTAATGTTCCCGAGGAGCTGGGTTGCTGTGAAAACCTGGAGAAACTGGAGCTGGCCTCCAACTGGGATCTGGATGAGCTCCCAGCACAG CTAAGCAACCTCAAGAAACTGTACCATTTGGATCTCTCCATGAACCATTTCACTACCATCGCAGAAAACATTCTCAATTTGCCTGCGTTGGAGTGGCTCGATATGGGCGGAAACCGGATTGAAAATCTCCCAGAAGACATTCACAG AATGGAGAAGCTGCACACCTTGTGGCTGCAGAGGAACGAGCTTGAGTACTTGCCTGACAACATCAGCTGCATGCATAATCTGGAAACACTGGTGCTCAGCAGCAACAAACTACGTGACATTCCACGTTTAATGGAAGGCATGACTAATCTCAG ACCTGAAAACCTCAGAGGAAGACGAAGAAGAGGATGA
- the dbt gene encoding lipoamide acyltransferase component of branched-chain alpha-keto acid dehydrogenase complex, mitochondrial isoform X2, with product MEVTVKEWYVKEGDKVSQFDSICEVQSDKASVTITSRYDGVIRKLYYDIDSIALVGTPLVDIETDAGPEVAPEEDIVETPAMAQDEHTHQQIKGHKTQATPAVRRLAMENNIKLSEVVGTGKDGRILKEDILNFLAKQTGAILPPSPFQEIEPPPPAAAAGPPAATPKEKVPPPSIPRPVAPMPVFTGKDVTEPLKGFHKAMVRTMTAALKIPHFGYCDEVDLTKLVRLRSELKDLAVSRGVKLSYMPFFIKAASLGLLHFPILNASLDESCQNITYKASHNIGLAMDTVQGLIVPNIKNVQLLSVYDIALELNRLQTMGSTGQLGTADLTGGTFTLSNIGSIGGTYAKPVILPPEVAIGALGKIQVLPRFDAKGEVVKAHIMNISWSADHRIIDGATMCRFSNMWRAYLENPASMVIDLK from the exons GTATGTGAAGGAGGGCGACAAGGTTTCTCAGTTTGACAGCATCTGTGAAGTACAGAGTGACAAGGCATCAGTAACGATCACCAGCCGCTACGATGGCGTGATCCGAAAACTCTACTATGATATTGACTCCATTGCACTCGTGGGCACCCCTCTTGTCGACATTGAAACTGATGCTGGTCCGG AGGTGGCCCCAGAAGAAGATATAGTAGAGACCCCAGCAATGGCACAAGATGAGCACACCCACCAGCAAATCAAGGGACATAAGACCCAGGCCACGCCTGCAGTCCGACGTCTGGCCATGGAGAACAAT ATCAAGCTGAGTGAGGTGGTGGGGACAGGGAAGGACGGGCGCATCCTGAAAGAGGACATCCTCAACTTCCTGGCCAAGCAGACGGGGGccatcctgcccccctccccgttCCAGGAGATTGAGCCGCCCCCACccgctgctgctgcaggaccaCCTGCTGCCACGCCCAAAGAGAAAGTGCCCCCACCGAGCATCCCCCGCCCTGTGGCCCCCATGCCAGTGTTCACTGGCAAGGACGTTACTGAACCTCTCAAAG GTTTCCACAAAGCCATGGTGAGAACCATGACCGCTGCCTTAAAGATCCCACACTTCGGTTACTGTGACGAGGTGGACCTGACCAAGCTGGTGCGCCTGCGCTCGGAGCTGAAGGACCTGGCCGTGTCCCGCGGCGTCAAGCTCAGCTACATGCCTTTCTTCATCAAG GCAGCATCCCTGGGACTGCTGCACTTCCCCATCCTGAATGCCTCTTTGGATGAGAGCTGCCAGAACATCACCTACAAG GCGTCCCACAACATCGGCCTGGCCATGGACACGGTGCAAGGCCTCATCGTGCCCAACATCAAGAACGTGCAGCTGCTGAGCGTCTACGACATCGCCCTGGAGCTGAACCGCCTGCAGACCATGGGATCCACGGGCCAGCTGGGCACTGCAGACCTCACGGGGGGCACCTTCACCCTCTCCAACATCGGCTCG ATTGGAGGCACCTATGCAAAGCCGGTGATCCTACCCCCAGAGGTGGCGATTGGAGCCCTGGGGAAAATCCAG GTGCTGCCCAGATTTGACGCCAAGGGCGAGGTGGTGAAAGCACACATCATGAACATCAGCTGGTCTGCCGACCACAGGATTATAGACGGAGCCACCATGTGTAGGTTTTCCAACATGTGGAGGGCTTATCTGGAGAACCCGGCCTCCATGGTCATTGACCTCAAATGA
- the sass6 gene encoding spindle assembly abnormal protein 6 homolog isoform X1 → MTETLFNKSLQVQVKCKDCEDRRTSVRVIIELLLTTSPVHKRDLVVRLTDDTDPYFLYNLAISEEDFQSLKVQQGLLVDFSAFPQKFIDLLNQCISEQDKDYPRFLLQLSSPSSVLDHSPASLNVIETNAFKHLTHLSLKLLHGTDLEIKKYLAICLSCVKEEKRLLEQKFKRTEEDLTRQLSYTQQTLAEKSRDLDRLRSEWTTQTSALSNQHCQELTSEREKALELQTALQQQSEQLRREVESAHLQNTQQLQSRLAELEASSRELTEKKYKNDSTIRELKAKLAGLEEEAHRAKQQVLSLRRENGTLDSECHEKERLLNQLQTRVAVLEQEIKDKDQLVRSTKELLEATQQQKTSVEGSAENKQVHIGKLEATVKSLSEELIKANGIIKKLQGETKALVGKMKVKNSVTVSQEKVLQETSERLRREEKELQDTRHQLRKREEEVAKLQEQLEATVLKLDESREVLKTNENVITWLNKQLNENQLTRKQEVLGAFETPPAAPSAVLRMGTSSHNAALDNRSFPSGLGQGYPVTSTLNSKLSFPLSCVNSAGRPAFTLHNQGPGPKVQFNPMGAKPGLSPVEARDGSPSEAHPRTSNKENGEPQGLESKYFERREDSIPLRGLLPNMHFSREMSKTSQPPAIPPARPGLHSAPSAYFPG, encoded by the exons ATGACGGAAACACTTTTCAACAAGAGTTTACAAGTGCAAGTCAAATGTAAAGATTGCGAAGACCG gCGTACAAGCGTCCGAGTAATAATTGAACTACTACTGACTACAAGTCCGGTGCATAAAAGG GATTTAGTTGTACGGTTGACAGACGATACCGACCCATATTTTCTCTACAACCTTGCCATTTCAGAAGAGGATTTCCAAAG CTTGAAAGTACAACAGGGTCTACTAGTGGACTTCTCAGCCTTCCCACAGAAGTTTATAGATTTGTTAAACCAATGCATTTCAGAACAAGACAAGGACTACCCAAG GTTTTTGCTGCAGCTGTCCTCTCCATCCTCAGTATTAGACCACAGCCCTGCCAGCCTGAACGTTATAGAGACCAATGCATTTAAACATCTCACGCACCTGTCTCTCAAGCTGCTTCATGGCACAGACCTGGAGATTAAGAAATACCTGGCCATCTGCCTGTCCTGCGTGAAG GAAGAGAAAAGGCTGCTGGAGCAGAAATTCAAAAGGACTGAGGAGGATCTGACCAGGCAGCTGAGCTACACACAGCAG ACCCTAGCAGAGAAGAGCAGGGATCTGGACAGACTGCGCTCAGAATGGACCACTCAGACATCGGCCTTGTCAAACCAGCACTGTCAGGAGCTTACATCGGAGCGCGAGAAGGCACTTGAG CTCCAGACTGCGCTGCAGCAGCAGAGTGAGCAGCTGCGCAGGGAGGTAGAGTCGgctcacctgcagaacacacagcagCTGCAGAGCCGGCTGGCCGAGCTGGAGGCCTCCAGCAGGGAGCTGACCGAGAAGAAGTACAAGAACGACTCCACCATCCGAGAGCTCAAGGCCAAGCTGGCCGgcctggaggag GAGGCTCACCGGGCCAAGCAGCAGGTGCTGTCCCTGCGCAGGGAGAACGGCACGCTGGACTCGGAGTGCCACGAGAAGGAGAGGCTGCTCAACCAGCTGCAGACCCGGGTGGCGGTCCTGGAGCAGGAGATCAAAGACAAGGACCAGCTGGTGCGGAGCACCAAGGAGCTGCTGGAGGCCACTCAGCAGCAGAAG ACCTCTGTTGAAGGGAGTGCGGAGAATAAGCAAGTCCACATAGGAAAACTTGAAGCCACAGTGAAATCCCTGTCAGAGGAGCTCATAAAG GCTAACGGCATCATCAAGAAGCTGCAGGGCGAGACCAAGGCGCTGGTGGGGAAGATGAAGGTGAAGAACTCGGTGACGGTGTCTCAGGAGAAGGTTCTGCAGGAGACCTCCGAGCGCCTCCgcagggaggagaaggagctgcaggacacGCGCCATCAGCTCCgcaagagggaggaggag GTGGCCAAActgcaggagcagctggaggcCACAGTGCTGAAGCTGGACGAGAGCAGAGAGGTGTTAAAGACCAATGAAAACG TGATCACCTGGCTGAACAAGCAGCTGAACGAGAACCAGCTGACGAGGAAGCAGGAGGTGCTGGGAGCGTTTGAGACGCCTCCTGCTGCTCCCTCTGCCGTGCTCCGGATGGGAACCTCCTCCCACAACGCGGCG CTTGATAATCGGTCCttcccctctggtttgggacaGGGTTACCCCGTCACCTCCACTCTAAACTCCAAGCTTTCCTTCCCCCTGTCCTGTGTGAACTCGGCTGGCCGACCCGCCTTCACGTTGCACAACCAAGGCCCCGGACCCAAG GTCCAGTTTAACCCTATGGGTGCCAAACCCGGCCTGTCCCCGGTGGAGGCGAGGGACGGGAGTCCGTCAGAAGCGCACCCGCGCACCTCCAACAAGGAGAA CGGGGAGCCTCAGGGGCTGGAGTCCAAGTACTTCGAGAGACGAGAGGACAGCATCCCCCTGCGTGGCCTTCTCCCAAACATGCACTTCAGCAGAG AGATGTCGAAGACGTCTCAGCCCCCGGCCATACCCCCTGCCAGGCCTGGGCTGCACTCTGCCCCCTCCGCGTACTTCCCAGGCTGA